The genomic segment tttccaaataaacaaaaaggggaaaaaaaaaaaagatgaaatgagtGGGGACTGGAGTATTTCAGTGTTTTAAGTGGGAGAAAGGTAGGAGatgagaaaaggggggagggcagagcccgGAAACAGGCGCTGCGGCTGCCCCACACCCCGGTGCGGAGCCACGGCTCTGGGCGAAGACAGCATGGCGCCCCAAGTGTGAAGCCAgcgcccccgctccccccccccccccccccccgctgctacCCGCTTCCAAAGCGCCTCTGACCGAGCCTGCTGATCAAAAGTTGTGTGTTCAGAGATtaggaatccccccccccccccgcttttttttttttttttttaagaaaagcagaTAACCAGTTCGGTGGGGctaatgtttaaaaattcagttctatCCCATTTTGCCTAATGAGGGAAAAAAACATGGACGGGACCACGGCATTAGTCCTTAAGGACTTCTATGacaccacacttttttttttttttaaaggtctcaCATATTTATTACCGGAGCAACCTCTGAGTGCAGGAGAACATTCACAAAGAGAAAACTCCCATTCTTCCAACAATTTCCCCCCCAAACACGTCCAACTGTCCAGGGAGTAGCCATCTTTTCAGGAACGGGCGGGTGCGGGGTGCAAGCGGCGCCGCCGCGGCGTGAGCCCGGGAGCCGTCGGGGCGCGTCCTCACAGGCCCAGCTTGGTTCTCCTCCAGTGTCTCCTCTTGGCGTTGTACCGGATTCTGTTCCCAGTTTTCATCCAGATCCAC from the Eptesicus fuscus isolate TK198812 chromosome 10, DD_ASM_mEF_20220401, whole genome shotgun sequence genome contains:
- the LOC129150517 gene encoding 60S ribosomal protein L39-like — encoded protein: MSSHKTFRIKRFLAKKQKQNRPIPQWIWMKTGNRIRYNAKRRHWRRTKLGL